In Gossypium arboreum isolate Shixiya-1 chromosome 6, ASM2569848v2, whole genome shotgun sequence, the following are encoded in one genomic region:
- the LOC108456160 gene encoding protein SHI RELATED SEQUENCE 5-like: protein MAGFFYLTGNKQEDKEESLHLYRNEEIYNSNNKGFEIWPQYYYQQPQQANVVSSTYPFGTGPSRRTIGGGFNLSDESSSSRLRQGGINCQDCGNQAKKDCLHLRCRTCCKSRGFQCQTHVKSTWVPAAKRRERQQQLATLQQQEEQHQFRGEIPKRQKENQGGVVVTDVPSLACTRLSPTTTTTTSGLELGQFPPEVSSQAVFRCVKVSAMDDVDEEFAYQTAVNIAGHVFKGILYDQGPESRYTGGGSGSRENSEQQQQLNLMADTTTTAMATSSNIGTNMLDPSVYPAPINAFIAGTQFFPHPRS from the exons ATGGCTGGTTTCTTCTATTTAACTGGAAACAAACAAGAAGATAAAGAAGAAAGCTTACATTTATATAGAAACGAAGAGATCTACAACAGTAACAACAAAGGGTTCGAGATATGGCCGCAGTACTATTATCAGCAACCGCAGCAAGCAAACGTGGTGAGCAGCACCTACCCGTTTGGGACGGGTCCTAGTCGAAGAACTATCGGTGGTGGGTTTAATTTATCCGATGAATCATCATCTTCAAGGTTAAGACAAGGAGGAATAAATTGTCAAGATTGTGGTAACCAAGCTAAGAAAGATTGTCTACATTTAAGGTGTAGAACTTGTTGTAAAAGCCGAGGGTTTCAGTGTCAAACACATGTTAAAAGTACTTGGGTTCCTGCTGCTAAAAGACGTGAACGACAACAACAACTTGCAACTTTACAACAACAAGAAGAACAACATCAGTTTCGTGGTGAGATCCCTAAAAGACAGAAAGAGAATCAAGGTGGTGTTGTTGTAACAGATGTTCCTTCACTTGCTTGTACTCGTTTATCACCCACCACCACAACCACCACTTCAG ggttGGAACTGGGGCAATTCCCACCGGAAGTGAGCTCACAAGCAGTGTTCCGGTGCGTGAAAGTAAGTGCTATGGACGATGTTGATGAAGAATTCGCTTATCAAACGGCGGTGAACATTGCCGGACATGTGTTTAAAGGTATACTCTATGACCAAGGACCTGAATCTCGTTACACCGGTGGCGGCAGTGGCAGCAGAGAAAACTCTGAACAACAACAGCAACTTAATCTCATGGCCGATACGACGACGACAGCCATGGCTACTTCAAGTAATATAGGCACGAACATGCTCGATCCTTCGGTCTACCCAGCTCCGATCAATGCTTTTATTGCCGGTACGCAATTCTTCCCACATCCAAGGTCTTGA
- the LOC108456162 gene encoding receptor-like protein 33, whose translation MFKPIVFMFIFTKLFFSANSKTHPADIKALNALKNGVDPRSITPGSCLSSWDFTIDPCDNIFTDHFTCGLRCDRVVSGLVRVTEITIDPVGYSGSLTSVPWNHLRYLNTLDISDNSFSGLVPNEFSNLTRLRRLGLSGNSFAGEIPSVLGSLHQLEELYLDNNRLHGAIPSSFNNLTKLKRLEIQRNYISGEFPDLGSLKNLYFIDVSDNNISSGVPSTLPLSLVELSMGNNKLNGNIPHDIDKVRFLQVLDLGHNMFSGTVPSVLFRHPSLEQLTLSYNEFSSLQAPAVDITLNSNLIALDLSYNKLRGLLPTFMASMPKLTALSLEHNEFTGMIPAQYAVKAAVAGNDNTSSFERLLLGGNYLFGPIPGPLLGLKPGSADVSLADNCLYRCPDAFFFCRGRDQKSAVDCKSFGPTIP comes from the coding sequence ATGTTTAAACCTATTGttttcatgttcatattcacaAAGCTGTTCTTTTCTGCAAATTCCAAAACACATCCAGCTGATATAAAAGCACTCAATGCTCTCAAAAATGGCGTCGACCCTCGTTCCATTACACCTGGATCTTGTTTAAGTTCATGGGATTTCACCATAGACCCATGTGATAACATCTTCACCGATCATTTCACTTGCGGACTCAGGTGTGACCGAGTCGTTTCAGGTTTGGTCCGAGTCACTGAAATCACCATTGATCCTGTTGGTTACTCTGGTTCACTCACTTCAGTTCCATGGAACCATCTTCGTTATTTGAACACGTTGGATATATCAGATAATTCGTTTTCCGGGTTGGTTCCGAACGAGTTCTCGAATTTAACTCGTTTGCGTCGACTCGGTTTGTCTGGCAACTCATTCGCCGGCGAAATACCTTCCGTTCTTGGCTCACTTCATCAGCTTGAAGAACTTTACTTAGATAACAATCGGCTCCATGGAGCTATTCCTTCAAGTTTCAACAACTTAACAAAGCTGAAACGACTCGAAATCCAACGGAATTATATCTCCGGCGAGTTTCCCGATTTGGGTTCACTTAAAAATCTTTACTTCATCGATGTAAGTGATAATAATATCTCCAGTGGAGTTCCGTCGACGTTGCCATTATCGCTTGTTGAGCTTTCGATGGGGAACAATAAATTAAATGGAAATATTCCCCATGACATCGATAAGGTCAGGTTCTTACAAGTCTTGGATCTCGGTCACAACATGTTTTCCGGCACCGTACCGTCAGTTTTGTTCCGGCATCCGTCCTTGGAACAACTCACGCTTTCTTACAACGAGTTCTCGTCATTACAAGCACCGGCAGTCGACATAACTTTAAACAGCAACTTGATAGCTCTCGATTTAAGCTACAATAAGCTTCGAGGTTTGTTGCCGACTTTCATGGCGTCGATGCCGAAGCTGACGGCTTTGTCTTTGGAACATAATGAGTTCACGGGCATGATACCGGCTCAGTACGCCGTGAAAGCTGCTGTTGCCGGGAATGACAATACGTCGTCGTTCGAGAGGCTGTTGCTCGGTGGGAATTACTTGTTCGGACCGATTCCGGGGCCGTTGTTGGGTCTTAAACCGGGTTCTGCTGACGTCAGCCTGGCGGATAATTGCTTGTATCGTTGCCCTGATGCCTTCTTCTTCTGCCGCGGCAGGGATCAGAAATCGGCGGTGGATTGTAAGAGCTTCGGTCCTACTATTCCTTAA